A single window of Plutella xylostella chromosome 25, ilPluXylo3.1, whole genome shotgun sequence DNA harbors:
- the LOC105382352 gene encoding uncharacterized protein LOC105382352, producing the protein MIHKWFHKIVRRRTRPIPEDKAFVWKQRLSIAYGLIAWNCFGLVCYSVYKGKADWAHYYGLKTDEEKEVSPGLAWSRTLNIPNAKVIRVSGLKKVDEYEIVNGQQVMKEKKELGDPELLKE; encoded by the exons atgattCACAAGTGGTTCCACAAGATTGTTCGTCGCAGAACCAGGCCTATTCCTGAGGACAAGGCGTTTGTTTGGAAGCAGAGATTGAGTATAGCCTATGGCCTTATAGCTTGGAATTGCTTTGGCTTAGTTTGCTACAGTGTTTATAAGGGAAAAGCCGATTGGGCACATTATTATGGCCTCAAGACTGACGAGGAGAAAGAAGTTTCCCcag GTTTGGCCTGGTCAAGGACACTGAATATACCAAATGCCAAAGTGATCAGAGTGTCCGGTTTGAAGAAAGTTGATGAGTATGAAATTGTAAATGGACAACAGGTGATGAAAGAAAAGAAGGAGCTGGGAGACCCTGAATTgttaaaagaataa